The Verrucomicrobiia bacterium genome window below encodes:
- a CDS encoding non-ribosomal peptide synthetase: MKDSVLPMADAGTEQGACPLRDGIEIIQPQLSDDECQKVLFDWNATEMPFPADKCAHQLLEEQCRKTPDATAVIYGDKTLTYMELHQRANALAVRLQNLGARPDDRIAILAERSLEMMIGLLAIWKSGAAYVPLDPTYPQERLTYMLQDSGAKVLLKYGAENFEANPAGVQVIRLEEANESLAYAPVTSVSSGNLAYVIYTSGSTGQPKGVMLTHRNVSNFFVAMDRELGAEPGTWLAVTSISFDISVLELFWTLARGFKVVIQPGGTSTLAAASGMTVPEQIIRHEVTHFQCTPSLLKGLLGDSSAEAAIRRLKRLLLGGEALPVSLVGQLCETSPNGVFNMYGPTETTVWSTVQHIQRGDTQVSIGHPIANTEVYVLSETLQPLPIGEVGELYIGGEGVARGYLNREALTAERFLPHPFLAGDSRRIYRTGDLARWLENGTLQCLGRVDNQVKIRGQRIELGEIETVLQRTQGIAEAVVIARADDGKEPQLVAYLVKSMDAAPTIVDLKRALKEILSEAMIPSVYLFLDKLPLTPNGKIDRKALPKPEKATVISKPASLASGSAMENRIITIWAELLGVSASEIGLHDNFFDLGGHSLLVVQMQAKLKEQLGADMPLAKLFQYTTPSSLAAHLGGSKGQTMNAVLQRGKMKQRGLQARQRDEVTV; the protein is encoded by the coding sequence ATGAAGGATTCAGTGTTGCCAATGGCAGATGCGGGGACAGAGCAGGGGGCATGCCCGCTGCGGGATGGGATAGAAATCATCCAACCACAGCTTTCCGATGATGAGTGCCAAAAAGTGCTTTTTGATTGGAATGCCACGGAGATGCCTTTTCCTGCGGACAAGTGCGCGCATCAGCTCCTCGAAGAGCAATGCCGCAAAACTCCCGATGCCACGGCAGTCATCTACGGAGATAAAACTCTGACCTATATGGAACTGCACCAGCGCGCCAATGCGCTGGCCGTGAGGTTGCAAAACCTAGGCGCACGGCCGGATGATCGGATCGCAATCTTGGCGGAACGCTCTCTGGAGATGATGATCGGTCTGCTGGCCATCTGGAAAAGCGGCGCTGCTTACGTCCCCTTAGACCCCACATACCCGCAAGAACGCCTGACTTACATGCTGCAGGATTCCGGTGCCAAGGTTTTGCTGAAGTATGGCGCAGAGAATTTCGAGGCAAATCCCGCTGGTGTTCAAGTGATCCGTTTGGAGGAGGCAAATGAGTCTTTGGCGTATGCGCCGGTTACTTCCGTTTCATCCGGCAACCTCGCCTACGTGATCTACACCTCTGGCTCCACCGGTCAGCCGAAAGGCGTCATGCTGACGCATCGTAATGTCAGCAATTTCTTTGTGGCCATGGACCGCGAACTGGGCGCTGAACCCGGAACATGGTTGGCGGTGACGAGCATTTCGTTCGACATCTCAGTGCTGGAACTCTTCTGGACTCTGGCACGTGGGTTTAAGGTGGTGATCCAACCCGGTGGCACCAGCACACTGGCTGCAGCGAGTGGCATGACGGTGCCCGAACAGATCATCCGGCACGAAGTTACCCATTTTCAGTGCACCCCGTCTTTGTTGAAAGGATTGTTGGGTGACTCCAGTGCGGAAGCCGCGATCCGTCGTTTGAAACGACTTTTGCTGGGCGGAGAAGCATTGCCGGTTTCGTTGGTCGGGCAACTTTGCGAGACCAGCCCTAACGGTGTCTTTAACATGTATGGGCCCACAGAGACCACGGTCTGGTCTACGGTCCAGCATATCCAGCGCGGTGATACGCAGGTTTCCATCGGCCATCCCATTGCCAATACGGAGGTCTATGTACTGTCCGAAACGCTCCAACCGCTGCCCATCGGTGAAGTGGGCGAACTTTACATCGGCGGTGAAGGTGTGGCGCGTGGCTATCTGAACCGTGAAGCATTGACGGCCGAGAGATTTCTTCCGCACCCGTTTCTTGCGGGCGACAGCAGGCGTATCTATCGCACCGGTGATTTGGCCCGCTGGCTGGAGAACGGTACGTTGCAATGCCTCGGCCGCGTGGACAATCAAGTGAAGATCCGTGGGCAACGCATCGAGTTGGGCGAGATCGAGACTGTATTGCAACGCACTCAGGGCATTGCTGAAGCAGTGGTGATCGCCCGGGCTGATGATGGGAAGGAGCCGCAACTGGTGGCGTATCTGGTGAAGTCGATGGATGCAGCCCCTACGATCGTTGACCTGAAGCGCGCGCTGAAAGAGATTTTGAGCGAGGCGATGATTCCTTCGGTTTACTTGTTCTTGGATAAACTTCCGCTGACTCCCAATGGCAAGATCGACCGGAAGGCATTGCCCAAGCCGGAGAAAGCGACTGTGATTTCAAAGCCCGCTTCGCTTGCTTCCGGTTCAGCGATGGAGAATCGCATCATCACCATCTGGGCGGAGTTGCTGGGTGTAAGCGCATCAGAGATCGGTTTGCACGACAACTTCTTCGATCTGGGCGGTCATTCCCTGCTCGTGGTGCAGATGCAGGCAAAGTTGAAGGAGCAATTGGGCGCGGACATGCCTTTGGCGAAATTATTCCAATACACGACCCCATCTTCACTTGCAGCTCACCTAGGCGGCAGTAAGGGCCAAACCATGAATGCAGTGCTTCAACGAGGAAAAATGAAACAGAGAGGTCTTCAAGCCCGGCAACGGGATGAGGTGACTGTATGA
- a CDS encoding WecB/TagA/CpsF family glycosyltransferase: MATFPFVMCGVPFDQVTMDESVEIVQKMIRSRRPHHIVTANVDFLVQSLHDEKLHQIFLDADLLLCDGTPLVWASRLLGHPLPERVAGSDLVPRLMELAEKKNYRIFLLGGSPEANEAAVKNLEEQHPRLIIAGHYSPPFAPLKDMDHEGICQRIREADADILLVSFGCPKQEKWISMNYQALGVPVVIGVGAVIDFYARRVKRAPVWMRESGLEWVYRLSQEPRRLFRRYAVDLYGFVTAMLMEKWHDQHPPEIPLLHGPIEVEETKWRRIHIPARLDSNLITDHAVFWHHVSHHDYLLNLENVEFIDAVGAGMLIRLHQRLKQQGHALLLLNPSPTVLITLKRRRLLQHLTVVKSEEEAAQKTSPRAEIHSLPMATPLAA, translated from the coding sequence ATGGCCACTTTCCCCTTTGTCATGTGCGGCGTGCCTTTCGATCAGGTCACGATGGATGAATCAGTCGAGATCGTGCAGAAGATGATCCGCTCACGACGCCCTCACCACATCGTCACCGCCAATGTCGACTTTCTGGTGCAATCACTGCATGACGAAAAATTGCATCAGATATTCTTGGATGCCGACCTTCTCCTCTGTGATGGCACACCTTTGGTCTGGGCTTCACGTTTGCTCGGTCACCCATTACCGGAACGCGTCGCCGGTTCTGATCTCGTCCCGCGCCTCATGGAGTTGGCCGAAAAGAAAAATTACCGCATTTTCCTTTTAGGCGGCAGTCCTGAAGCCAATGAAGCCGCTGTCAAGAATCTGGAAGAGCAACACCCTCGCCTGATCATCGCGGGACATTACTCACCACCCTTTGCTCCCTTGAAGGACATGGACCATGAAGGCATCTGCCAACGTATTCGCGAAGCCGATGCTGACATCCTGCTCGTGTCCTTCGGTTGCCCCAAACAGGAGAAATGGATATCCATGAACTATCAGGCTCTGGGTGTGCCTGTAGTGATCGGTGTGGGCGCAGTGATTGATTTCTACGCCCGTCGCGTCAAACGCGCCCCAGTCTGGATGCGTGAATCCGGCTTGGAATGGGTCTATCGCCTTTCACAGGAACCGCGCCGCCTCTTTCGCCGTTATGCGGTAGATCTTTACGGCTTCGTCACCGCCATGTTGATGGAAAAGTGGCACGATCAACATCCGCCAGAAATTCCCCTGCTCCATGGGCCCATTGAAGTGGAGGAAACCAAGTGGCGCCGGATTCATATACCTGCGCGCTTGGATTCGAACTTGATCACAGATCATGCGGTCTTCTGGCACCACGTGAGCCATCACGATTACCTGTTGAATCTCGAAAACGTGGAATTCATCGATGCCGTAGGCGCAGGCATGCTCATCCGCCTGCATCAAAGGTTGAAGCAGCAAGGCCACGCACTGCTGCTGCTTAATCCTTCGCCGACCGTTCTGATCACGCTCAAACGCCGCCGCCTTCTCCAGCATCTGACCGTGGTAAAAAGCGAAGAGGAAGCCGCACAGAAAACTTCCCCACGCGCTGAGATCCACTCTTTGCCGATGGCGACACCTCTTGCCGCTTAA
- a CDS encoding glycosyltransferase family 1 protein, whose translation MGQYLLALTKALIEAETEHQFTLFVLEEDLPLFEFARDSVKLVPVAERYRPAVKNILWHQAILPGLVRHEQIDVLHIPSYRRMLWRQPCPMVATIHDLAPLRVKGKYDWKRTFYASGVVKHLARRQDHIISVSKHTAEDIQHFFHLPQPQITVIHNGVDHQRYSAIGAQASKKLIAERYGLKQPFFLYISRLEHPAKNHVRLIQAFEMFQEKNSPWQLVFAGSDWNGADVIHNAISKSRCKNSIHSLGFVPDEVVPDLMRAADVFVYPSLYEGFGLPIAEAMACGAPVICSNCSSMLEVAGDAAATADPENVVALKWQLLRLAGNPRLREQLSQAGLQQARLFDWKRTASATLKIYEQVARKEACIRTSDLIANTK comes from the coding sequence GTGGGCCAATATCTGCTGGCTCTCACCAAGGCGTTAATCGAAGCCGAGACCGAACATCAGTTCACGCTTTTCGTCTTAGAGGAAGATTTGCCGCTATTCGAATTCGCCCGTGACAGCGTGAAATTGGTTCCAGTCGCAGAACGTTATCGTCCGGCCGTCAAAAACATCCTGTGGCATCAGGCTATCCTTCCTGGCCTTGTGCGGCACGAACAGATCGATGTGCTGCACATCCCGAGCTACCGCCGAATGCTTTGGCGGCAGCCCTGCCCCATGGTCGCCACCATTCACGACCTCGCACCTCTGCGGGTCAAAGGTAAATACGATTGGAAACGGACGTTCTATGCCAGTGGCGTTGTGAAGCATCTGGCTCGCCGACAAGACCACATCATTTCCGTCAGCAAACACACAGCCGAAGACATCCAGCATTTCTTTCACCTTCCCCAACCGCAAATCACGGTGATTCACAATGGCGTAGATCACCAGCGGTATTCGGCCATCGGAGCGCAAGCATCCAAGAAGCTCATTGCGGAACGTTATGGTCTTAAACAGCCATTTTTCCTGTATATCTCGCGCTTGGAGCATCCCGCCAAAAACCATGTCCGTCTGATCCAGGCATTTGAAATGTTTCAGGAGAAAAACTCTCCCTGGCAACTTGTGTTTGCTGGAAGCGATTGGAACGGAGCCGATGTCATCCACAACGCCATCAGTAAATCACGTTGCAAGAACTCCATCCACAGTCTCGGCTTTGTCCCTGACGAAGTCGTGCCCGATTTGATGCGCGCCGCTGATGTGTTCGTCTATCCTTCGCTTTACGAAGGTTTTGGGCTGCCTATTGCTGAAGCCATGGCCTGCGGAGCGCCCGTCATTTGCTCAAACTGCAGCAGTATGTTGGAAGTGGCAGGCGATGCCGCTGCCACCGCAGATCCGGAAAATGTAGTCGCCCTCAAATGGCAACTTCTGCGTCTGGCGGGCAATCCGCGCTTGCGCGAGCAACTCTCCCAAGCCGGCTTGCAGCAAGCCCGTCTCTTCGACTGGAAGCGCACCGCATCCGCTACACTTAAAATCTACGAACAGGTCGCCCGCAAAGAGGCGTGTATCAGGACCAGTGACCTGATCGCCAATACCAAGTGA
- a CDS encoding amino acid adenylation domain-containing protein: protein MSTEENTHGIAIIGMAGRFPGARNIDEFWRNLCGGVESIAFFNGIEEAFQQPQDAPNYVRARGILDEADHFDPGFFGMTPQEATITDPQQRQFLECAWEALENAGCIPEKFNGSIGVFAGMSMNTYLAYNLATSPALMAQAGNYQLILGNDKDYLPTRVSYKLNLKGPSMTVQTACSTSLSAVCVACQNLLNYDCDVAIAGAVSVSFPQRQGYFHQAGGVASADGHCRAFDASASGTVPGEGVGIVVLKRLDEALADGDRIYAVIKGFALNNDGSSKMGFTAPSIDGQAEVIATALAMAGFSADTIGYVEAHGTGTPVGDPIEIEGLTKAFRATTEKTGFCALGSVKTNIGHLDTAAGMPGLIKAALSLYHKRIPPSLHFGEPNPKINFAHSPFYVNNTLREWPEGEFPRRAGISSFGMGGTNTHLVLEEIAPKIPNVPVRPAQVLTISAKTPTALDVATANLVKYLKEHNECELADVAYTLQTGRHDFACRRVCVSSDRTAAIQALSENKNVFNRAVKRDNPAVTFMFPGQGTQQVNMTKGLYDGEPVFRQAVDTCASLLKPHLDCDLRDILFPKGTDIEAAQLKLTQTEFAQPALFTVEYALAQLWMSWGIRPSAFIGHSLGEYVAACLSGVFSLPDALMIVAKRGQMMQLLEPGKMLAVRNSASSVSSCLSEDVCLASVNSPSLCVLSGPSAHIEEVKKRLEAQQMACTLLQVSHAFHSAMTEPMLESLVKVISGVTRNAPEIPFISNVTGDWITADEAADPQYWAKHTRQTVLFGKGVHELMQVPHQVLLETGPGKVLGNLAKMQPEIHNTVTIISGLPHAVGEGSDIEAVMRTVGQLWLAGVAVEWKALHGKGNGSLISLPTYPFEHKRYCAEPSAKTLETRVAAKTVNEESTVPAENTGYHDQKLVADEEPITVKSAVRSILCELSGFSSGNVEDHATFTELGLDSLFLTQFSLAIERRLGVRVAFGQLLDKFSTIEKLAAHVESELELHLSAEECEPANSSVVSSTVKTPETVRIPLTEAQREIWFASRISPVASCSYNESCLLHLRGTLQTDRLQQAWERMTERHEALRVTIEPEGEGQVIHADVNSSFEFRDLIAMAGDRRKEELNAFLVADAGKPFDLVAGPLVRASLIRLEKDYHVFVLTLHHIICDGHSFGRLLGELGELYSAAVMGREPELDEAMQLSEFVHSQTARTSTESAQTSEGYWVQQFADGLPVMELPVDYPRPNEWTFQGAREFRSLPASLTQELRKLSAKNGCTLYQTLLAAYACLLQRLSNQEDIVIGVPVADRGLERGGTVVGHCVNFLPLRIQASLRQTFHNYLAAVHQLFVTAYEHQNCTFGTLIKKLNVARALGRMPLTSVTFNVEHWAQAPAFRDLEIGLAANRHSFTNFDLGFNIIEVNGALELDCRYNTALFSGATIQRWLEHFQTLLEGIASNPYQLACELEILAAEEREKVLVQWNHPAIPPLSVPTVHELFGQQVVATPEAIAVVQGDCFLTYHELNERGGRLATALNGLGVGPDVPVGIFAKRSLEMVIAVLAVLKAGGAYVPLDPTYPRERIAAMLGNAKVKVLLAQSSLVSLLPAHGAEVVELDRFTAEESLEAVIRPVAGPENLAYVIYTSGSTGTPKGVAMPHQALVNLIDWQRRNSKMGRGDSTLQYSSLSFDVSFQEIFCTWCSGGTLVLIENEVRRDPVALSRFLAKHQIHRLFLPFVALQQLAEAALEHEINLPCLKEINTAGEQLQVTPQIRDFFSRSTHATLCNQYGPSESHVVTAYTLHGRPEEWPALPPIGKPVANACLYVLDACRQPVPVNVVGELYIGGQCLAKGYLNNPAQTEQKFVPDIFAPGTENRLYKTGDLARWKADGNVEFLGRADNQIKIRGYRVELGEIEAVLATHPGVSESAVTVYQGETGDKRLAGYVVRNNPDVTWPELKKFLDAKLPEFMVPSAFVFLEKLPLTPSGKIDRKSLPAPDVTAAPSEQAYVAPRNETEESLVQIWSEVLGRSKIGVHDDFFELGGHSLLVTQVISRVRSAFEVELPMQIFFERPTVEAMAAEIERIVIEEISALSDEEAAVNARSAT from the coding sequence ATGAGCACTGAGGAAAATACACACGGCATAGCGATCATCGGCATGGCGGGACGCTTTCCGGGGGCGCGCAATATCGATGAATTTTGGCGCAATCTCTGCGGGGGAGTAGAATCCATCGCTTTCTTCAACGGAATCGAAGAAGCATTCCAACAGCCGCAAGACGCGCCGAATTATGTGCGGGCACGCGGTATACTGGACGAGGCGGACCATTTCGATCCTGGTTTCTTCGGCATGACGCCGCAGGAAGCGACCATCACTGATCCCCAACAACGTCAGTTTCTAGAGTGCGCGTGGGAAGCATTGGAAAACGCTGGCTGCATTCCGGAAAAATTCAATGGCTCCATCGGCGTGTTCGCCGGTATGAGCATGAACACGTATCTGGCTTACAATCTGGCAACTTCTCCGGCATTGATGGCACAGGCGGGGAATTATCAACTGATCTTAGGCAATGATAAGGACTACCTGCCCACACGTGTCTCATACAAGTTGAACCTGAAAGGCCCGAGCATGACGGTGCAGACTGCTTGCTCCACATCGTTAAGCGCCGTCTGCGTGGCCTGTCAGAATTTGCTGAATTACGATTGTGATGTGGCCATTGCTGGCGCCGTATCCGTTTCATTTCCGCAACGTCAGGGTTATTTCCATCAGGCTGGTGGTGTCGCTTCTGCTGATGGACATTGCCGCGCTTTCGATGCTTCTGCGTCAGGCACAGTCCCGGGTGAAGGTGTGGGAATCGTGGTCTTGAAGCGCCTGGATGAAGCGTTGGCAGATGGTGACCGGATCTATGCAGTCATCAAAGGGTTTGCACTGAATAACGATGGCTCCTCCAAGATGGGTTTCACGGCTCCGAGCATAGATGGACAGGCGGAAGTGATCGCGACCGCCCTGGCGATGGCTGGATTTTCGGCGGATACCATCGGCTATGTCGAAGCACACGGCACTGGAACACCGGTAGGCGATCCCATTGAGATCGAAGGTCTGACCAAAGCCTTTCGCGCCACAACGGAGAAGACCGGATTCTGCGCGCTTGGCTCGGTGAAAACGAATATCGGTCACCTTGATACAGCGGCAGGCATGCCGGGACTGATCAAGGCGGCATTGTCACTCTATCATAAGCGCATCCCGCCCAGCCTGCATTTCGGCGAGCCGAATCCGAAGATCAATTTTGCCCATTCGCCATTTTACGTGAACAACACTTTGCGGGAATGGCCTGAAGGTGAATTTCCCCGGCGGGCAGGCATCAGCTCGTTCGGCATGGGAGGGACGAACACGCATCTAGTTTTGGAAGAGATAGCGCCAAAAATTCCGAACGTTCCAGTGCGTCCGGCTCAAGTGCTGACGATCTCGGCCAAGACACCGACAGCCCTCGATGTCGCTACTGCCAATCTGGTGAAGTATCTGAAGGAGCATAATGAGTGTGAGCTCGCTGATGTAGCCTATACGTTGCAAACGGGAAGACATGACTTTGCCTGCCGCCGTGTCTGTGTCAGCAGTGATCGCACCGCAGCCATCCAAGCACTGAGCGAGAATAAGAATGTCTTTAATCGTGCAGTGAAACGTGACAATCCGGCTGTCACGTTCATGTTCCCGGGGCAGGGCACTCAGCAAGTGAACATGACCAAGGGGCTTTATGATGGCGAGCCGGTGTTCCGCCAGGCAGTTGATACCTGCGCCAGTTTGTTGAAGCCCCATCTCGATTGTGATCTGCGCGATATCCTGTTTCCCAAAGGAACTGATATTGAAGCTGCGCAATTGAAACTTACACAGACCGAATTCGCACAACCGGCCCTGTTCACTGTGGAGTATGCCTTGGCGCAGTTGTGGATGAGTTGGGGCATCCGCCCAAGTGCATTTATCGGTCATAGCTTGGGAGAGTATGTGGCAGCCTGCTTGTCTGGTGTGTTCAGCCTGCCGGATGCATTGATGATCGTGGCAAAGAGGGGGCAGATGATGCAGTTGCTGGAGCCGGGCAAGATGCTGGCGGTGCGCAATTCAGCTTCGAGTGTCAGCTCATGCTTGAGCGAGGATGTCTGCTTGGCATCGGTCAATTCTCCCTCCCTCTGTGTGCTTTCCGGTCCATCAGCGCATATCGAAGAAGTGAAGAAGCGGTTGGAGGCGCAACAGATGGCTTGCACGTTATTGCAGGTTTCACATGCGTTCCATTCGGCGATGACGGAGCCGATGCTGGAATCATTGGTCAAAGTGATTTCCGGTGTCACCCGCAATGCTCCTGAGATTCCCTTTATCTCCAACGTCACGGGCGATTGGATCACGGCTGATGAGGCCGCTGATCCGCAGTATTGGGCCAAGCATACGCGGCAGACGGTTTTATTCGGCAAAGGCGTGCATGAGTTGATGCAGGTGCCGCATCAAGTTTTGCTGGAGACCGGTCCCGGAAAGGTGTTGGGCAATCTGGCCAAGATGCAGCCGGAGATTCACAATACGGTCACAATAATCAGCGGCCTGCCGCATGCGGTGGGAGAGGGCTCAGATATAGAAGCGGTGATGCGGACGGTAGGACAGCTTTGGCTTGCTGGCGTGGCGGTTGAATGGAAAGCATTGCACGGGAAAGGAAATGGCTCGTTGATCTCGCTGCCAACCTATCCTTTCGAACACAAACGCTATTGCGCAGAGCCATCTGCGAAAACACTGGAAACACGGGTGGCAGCGAAAACGGTGAATGAAGAGAGTACCGTTCCAGCAGAAAACACCGGATACCATGACCAGAAGCTGGTGGCTGATGAAGAGCCGATCACGGTGAAGTCGGCTGTGCGCAGCATTCTCTGCGAATTGTCAGGCTTTTCATCTGGAAATGTTGAAGATCATGCGACGTTCACCGAACTGGGATTGGATTCACTGTTCCTGACGCAATTCAGCCTGGCGATTGAGCGGCGTTTGGGAGTTCGTGTGGCTTTTGGTCAATTGCTAGATAAGTTTTCAACGATCGAAAAACTGGCCGCGCATGTTGAGTCGGAGCTGGAGTTACACCTGTCGGCAGAAGAGTGCGAGCCTGCTAATAGCAGTGTGGTTTCCTCCACAGTGAAGACGCCAGAGACGGTTCGGATACCTTTGACGGAGGCTCAACGCGAGATTTGGTTCGCATCACGGATCAGCCCGGTGGCTTCCTGCTCTTACAATGAAAGCTGCCTGCTGCATCTGCGTGGCACGCTGCAGACAGACCGCTTGCAACAGGCGTGGGAGAGGATGACGGAACGTCACGAAGCCCTGCGAGTCACGATCGAGCCCGAAGGTGAAGGCCAGGTCATTCATGCGGATGTGAACTCTTCTTTCGAGTTTCGCGATCTGATTGCGATGGCTGGTGATCGTCGCAAGGAAGAGCTTAATGCGTTTCTGGTGGCGGATGCTGGCAAACCTTTCGATCTGGTGGCGGGACCGCTGGTGCGTGCATCGTTGATACGGTTGGAGAAGGACTATCATGTCTTCGTTCTGACGCTTCATCACATCATCTGTGATGGACATTCATTCGGGCGGTTGCTGGGTGAATTGGGTGAGTTGTATTCGGCGGCAGTGATGGGGCGGGAGCCTGAACTGGATGAAGCCATGCAACTGAGCGAGTTTGTGCATTCGCAAACAGCCCGTACATCCACGGAGTCAGCCCAAACCAGTGAAGGCTACTGGGTGCAACAATTTGCTGACGGCCTGCCCGTGATGGAGTTGCCCGTGGATTATCCGCGCCCGAATGAGTGGACTTTTCAAGGTGCCCGTGAATTCCGTTCTTTGCCGGCATCTTTGACGCAGGAGTTGCGGAAACTCAGCGCCAAGAATGGCTGCACACTTTATCAAACCCTTCTTGCGGCATACGCCTGCCTGTTACAACGCCTGAGCAATCAGGAGGATATCGTGATCGGTGTGCCGGTGGCAGACCGGGGATTAGAACGTGGCGGTACAGTGGTGGGGCATTGCGTGAATTTCCTGCCATTGCGTATTCAGGCGAGTTTACGCCAAACGTTTCATAACTATCTGGCAGCGGTGCATCAGCTTTTCGTGACGGCTTATGAGCACCAGAATTGCACCTTCGGGACCTTGATCAAGAAACTGAATGTCGCCCGTGCTTTGGGGCGCATGCCGCTGACTTCAGTGACATTTAATGTGGAACACTGGGCGCAGGCACCTGCCTTCCGTGATCTGGAGATCGGGTTGGCGGCGAACCGTCACAGCTTCACGAACTTCGATCTGGGCTTCAACATCATCGAGGTCAACGGTGCATTGGAACTGGATTGCCGCTATAACACGGCGCTTTTTTCCGGTGCCACCATTCAACGCTGGCTGGAACATTTCCAGACACTACTGGAAGGCATCGCTTCCAATCCGTATCAACTCGCGTGTGAACTGGAGATTCTCGCCGCTGAGGAGAGAGAGAAAGTTCTCGTGCAATGGAATCATCCGGCGATTCCTCCTTTGAGTGTGCCGACGGTGCATGAGCTTTTTGGACAGCAGGTGGTGGCGACTCCTGAAGCCATCGCTGTGGTGCAGGGAGATTGTTTCCTTACTTATCATGAGTTGAACGAGCGGGGTGGTCGGCTGGCGACTGCGTTGAATGGTTTAGGTGTAGGCCCCGATGTGCCGGTGGGGATATTTGCCAAGCGTTCTTTGGAGATGGTGATAGCGGTGCTCGCTGTGCTGAAGGCCGGTGGAGCTTATGTGCCGTTGGATCCCACTTATCCACGTGAGCGCATCGCAGCGATGCTGGGCAATGCTAAGGTGAAGGTTTTGCTTGCACAGAGTTCACTGGTGAGTTTGTTGCCTGCTCATGGTGCTGAGGTCGTTGAACTTGACCGGTTCACGGCGGAAGAATCGCTTGAAGCGGTCATCCGTCCTGTCGCTGGTCCTGAGAATCTGGCATACGTCATTTACACATCGGGTTCTACCGGAACGCCAAAAGGTGTGGCGATGCCACACCAGGCTTTGGTCAATCTGATCGACTGGCAACGGCGCAATTCCAAGATGGGACGGGGGGATTCGACCCTGCAGTATTCCTCGCTCAGTTTTGATGTCTCGTTCCAGGAGATATTCTGCACATGGTGCTCGGGAGGGACGCTGGTGTTGATCGAGAATGAAGTGCGGCGTGATCCCGTGGCGCTTTCACGGTTTCTGGCGAAGCATCAGATTCACCGTCTCTTCCTCCCGTTCGTGGCTTTGCAACAACTCGCAGAGGCAGCTTTGGAACACGAGATCAATCTGCCGTGTCTCAAAGAGATCAATACGGCGGGTGAGCAACTGCAAGTGACGCCGCAGATACGCGACTTCTTCTCGCGGTCTACACACGCGACACTGTGCAACCAATATGGACCGAGTGAAAGTCATGTGGTCACGGCTTACACATTGCATGGACGTCCGGAGGAATGGCCGGCGCTGCCGCCGATCGGCAAGCCGGTGGCAAATGCGTGCCTCTATGTGCTGGATGCATGCCGCCAGCCAGTGCCGGTAAATGTGGTGGGCGAGCTGTACATTGGTGGCCAATGTCTCGCGAAGGGATACTTGAACAATCCCGCGCAGACGGAACAGAAGTTTGTGCCGGATATCTTTGCTCCCGGAACTGAGAACCGCCTTTACAAGACAGGCGATCTGGCGCGCTGGAAGGCAGATGGGAACGTTGAGTTTCTGGGAAGGGCGGACAACCAGATCAAAATCCGGGGGTATCGGGTGGAGTTGGGTGAGATCGAGGCAGTATTGGCAACACATCCGGGAGTCTCGGAATCGGCGGTGACGGTGTATCAAGGTGAAACGGGGGACAAGCGCCTGGCCGGGTATGTGGTCCGCAACAATCCCGATGTCACATGGCCTGAGCTCAAGAAGTTTCTGGATGCAAAACTGCCGGAGTTCATGGTGCCCAGCGCGTTCGTCTTCCTAGAGAAACTGCCGCTGACACCGAGTGGCAAGATCGACCGCAAATCATTGCCTGCACCTGATGTCACTGCTGCTCCGAGCGAGCAGGCGTATGTGGCGCCGAGGAATGAGACCGAAGAATCCCTCGTTCAGATATGGTCGGAGGTGTTGGGGCGGTCGAAGATCGGTGTACATGATGATTTTTTCGAGTTGGGTGGTCACTCCCTGCTGGTCACTCAGGTGATCTCGCGGGTGCGCAGTGCCTTTGAAGTAGAACTTCCTATGCAAATCTTTTTTGAAAGGCCGACGGTTGAAGCCATGGCGGCGGAGATCGAGCGGATCGTGATCGAGGAAATCAGTGCTCTCAGTGATGAGGAAGCGGCGGTTAACGCGAGGAGCGCCACATGA